The Lactobacillus sp. ESL0680 genome has a segment encoding these proteins:
- a CDS encoding histidine phosphatase family protein yields the protein MKELYLMRHSQTLFNQLHRIQGWSDSPLTKQGIEDAQEVGRYFKDQQITFDHAYSSTQERACDTLENITDQPYTRLKGLKEWNFGVFEGQSEQLNPHDDSSRHSYGDFFLQFGGESDLEVQERMNQTLTTIMEQPDHHHVLAVSHGGACFMFLQKWLPYDEIKRQVTNFHNCCILKFTYEDGKFTFIKAINVKEEN from the coding sequence ATGAAAGAATTATATTTAATGCGGCACAGCCAGACATTGTTTAACCAGTTACACAGAATCCAGGGTTGGTCCGATTCGCCATTAACTAAGCAGGGAATTGAGGATGCCCAGGAAGTTGGGCGTTATTTTAAGGACCAACAGATTACTTTTGACCACGCCTATTCGTCAACGCAGGAGCGTGCTTGTGACACACTTGAAAATATCACTGACCAGCCTTACACCAGACTAAAGGGTTTGAAAGAATGGAATTTTGGCGTTTTTGAAGGGCAAAGTGAGCAGCTCAATCCCCATGATGACAGTAGTCGGCATTCGTACGGTGATTTTTTTCTGCAGTTTGGCGGTGAGTCTGATTTAGAAGTTCAGGAGCGGATGAATCAGACGTTAACGACGATTATGGAGCAGCCAGATCACCACCATGTTTTGGCAGTTAGCCATGGCGGCGCGTGCTTCATGTTCTTACAAAAGTGGCTGCCGTATGATGAGATTAAACGGCAAGTAACTAATTTTCATAATTGCTGTATCCTAAAGTTTACTTATGAAGATGGTAAATTCACCTTTATTAAGGCAATTAATGTTAAGGAAGAAAATTAG
- a CDS encoding DJ-1 family glyoxalase III translates to MTKVAVVFADGCEEVEGLSIIDVLRRLGVQADMVGLTSKDVIGDHHIKLTCDKIVDDSLLDYDLVAFPGGKTGAENLRDNERLQSLMVQRHQNQQWDAAMCAAPIALARYGVLNDADYTCYPGFDTQTKHDAPSGNFQEKITVTDSDHKVITSRGPATAWAFAYAIAEALGIDTTDLKQGMLYEYLGSNIQDSL, encoded by the coding sequence ATGACTAAAGTTGCGGTAGTCTTCGCTGATGGTTGCGAAGAAGTTGAGGGCTTAAGCATCATCGATGTTCTGCGTCGTTTAGGTGTGCAAGCCGATATGGTGGGCTTAACTAGTAAAGATGTCATCGGCGATCATCACATTAAGTTAACTTGTGATAAAATTGTTGACGACAGCTTACTAGATTATGACCTAGTAGCCTTTCCCGGCGGTAAAACTGGTGCCGAAAATTTGCGGGACAATGAACGTCTTCAATCATTAATGGTGCAGCGCCATCAAAATCAGCAGTGGGATGCGGCCATGTGCGCAGCACCGATTGCCTTGGCACGCTATGGCGTTTTGAACGATGCCGACTACACCTGTTATCCCGGGTTTGATACTCAAACAAAGCATGATGCACCAAGCGGTAACTTCCAAGAAAAGATTACGGTAACCGATTCGGATCATAAAGTAATCACTAGTCGCGGACCGGCAACAGCTTGGGCTTTTGCCTATGCGATTGCAGAGGCACTGGGAATTGATACCACAGATTTAAAGCAAGGGATGCTTTACGAGTATCTCGGCAGCAACATTCAAGACAGTTTATAA